One genomic segment of Vibrio quintilis includes these proteins:
- a CDS encoding phosphatase PAP2 family protein has product MNHKSHTRIFALSAITLALAACNSSDKTTYTNPGMPTGKSGNVTISEPVLSGTDVAIVDGDIPTTNDKHNTDAYNPDKNPIIQILSGFDDIWYAGDDVWASNGSDTLTAVNGNSGVDGGGSNSTTLAIPFNFSNDVIRDMNVWQENFDYVTTLTRQGQSTPDVDRSDKAALVSAYLDDQRDKGFSITSGLGPLTDDYHTGANSHSSYGTDSDNNVTLTDNDGNVTTVDVTSATYNKKLYSKLDSYTKTGFGTTTLDGSATALSSVVTLLNTIADYGASSEAPKYHFESPRPWRISKNDYDVPSFNDASASVYSTISDLTALDQVTCLNPDGSTDTAKYYERPANPIVKPMSGLLCAARTTYRAKDSGGYSEGYDFSASPLATVTYSSRAKDGAFPSGHTAEAFDRGLGYAYAIPERFAEMVARAGDLGQNRIVAGMHSPLDVIGGRIMATAITAATLSDSANATIASNAYSQANSYFSAKAAAAGYDSIDDYAHCTTSTTNPCSKTDSYADRATMKSRYKAYMTYGFSQLDEASKDPEVPKGAEVLLATRFPYLDADQRRVVLASTEIDSNYPVINESRGWGRLNLVDAADGYGTFDGNVSVYMDATKGGFNAEDHWRNDISGAGRLEKTGTGVLFLEGNNTYSGGTVVGAGTLTGTSSSAFGSNTLYQQGGQVSVSIEDGASDSSQGTLTVSDFVQTGGELALDLTRNAQLHASKGIYLTGDSATLTLTVPVLTAATSYTVLSSNHLEGTFTTVAAADVNNTSYDVSISYSDTGATVTVSPKA; this is encoded by the coding sequence ATGAATCATAAATCACATACCCGCATCTTTGCGCTGTCTGCGATTACGCTGGCACTGGCTGCATGTAACTCTTCCGATAAAACAACCTATACCAATCCGGGCATGCCAACAGGTAAGTCAGGCAATGTGACCATCAGTGAACCGGTATTAAGCGGTACTGACGTGGCAATTGTTGATGGTGATATCCCAACAACCAATGACAAGCACAATACAGATGCTTACAACCCGGATAAAAACCCAATCATCCAGATTTTGAGCGGGTTTGATGATATCTGGTATGCCGGTGATGATGTCTGGGCAAGCAATGGTTCTGATACCCTGACTGCCGTGAATGGAAACAGCGGTGTTGATGGCGGCGGCTCGAACAGTACAACACTGGCGATTCCGTTTAATTTCTCAAATGACGTCATCCGGGATATGAATGTCTGGCAAGAAAACTTTGACTATGTCACTACCCTGACCCGTCAGGGGCAATCAACGCCAGACGTTGACCGCAGCGACAAGGCGGCACTGGTCAGCGCTTATCTGGATGATCAGCGGGATAAAGGCTTCAGTATTACTTCAGGCTTAGGCCCGCTTACAGATGATTACCACACTGGTGCAAATTCACACTCATCCTATGGGACTGACAGCGATAACAATGTGACACTGACAGATAACGACGGCAATGTCACAACAGTTGATGTCACGTCAGCCACCTACAACAAGAAGCTATACAGTAAACTGGACAGCTATACCAAAACCGGATTTGGCACAACCACGCTGGATGGCAGTGCGACCGCACTGAGTAGTGTGGTCACTCTGCTGAATACGATCGCTGATTACGGCGCTTCCAGTGAAGCACCTAAATACCACTTTGAGTCGCCACGCCCATGGCGCATCAGCAAAAATGACTACGATGTTCCGTCATTCAATGACGCATCAGCATCTGTTTACAGCACCATCAGCGATCTGACAGCACTTGATCAGGTGACCTGTCTGAATCCTGATGGTTCAACGGATACAGCGAAATACTATGAGCGTCCGGCGAATCCTATCGTCAAACCAATGTCTGGACTGTTGTGTGCAGCAAGAACCACTTACCGGGCGAAAGACAGCGGCGGTTACAGCGAAGGTTATGACTTCAGCGCTTCACCTCTGGCGACAGTCACTTACTCAAGCCGGGCAAAAGATGGTGCATTCCCGAGTGGTCACACAGCCGAAGCATTTGACCGTGGTTTAGGCTATGCCTATGCAATTCCTGAACGTTTTGCTGAAATGGTGGCCCGTGCCGGCGATCTGGGACAAAACCGGATTGTTGCAGGCATGCACTCACCATTAGATGTGATTGGCGGACGTATTATGGCAACGGCAATTACAGCGGCAACGCTGTCAGACTCAGCAAATGCAACCATTGCCAGCAATGCTTACAGTCAGGCAAACAGCTATTTCTCTGCGAAAGCAGCAGCGGCTGGTTATGACAGCATTGATGACTATGCTCACTGTACAACCAGTACAACCAACCCATGTAGCAAAACAGACAGCTATGCGGACCGTGCGACAATGAAATCCCGCTATAAAGCTTATATGACTTACGGTTTCAGCCAGCTGGATGAAGCCAGCAAAGATCCGGAAGTGCCAAAAGGTGCTGAAGTATTGCTGGCAACCCGCTTCCCATATCTGGATGCCGATCAACGCCGTGTTGTTTTAGCTTCGACTGAAATCGATTCAAACTATCCGGTGATTAATGAATCGCGGGGCTGGGGTCGTTTGAACCTGGTTGATGCTGCTGATGGCTATGGTACTTTCGACGGCAATGTTTCTGTCTACATGGATGCAACCAAGGGCGGATTCAATGCAGAAGATCACTGGCGCAACGATATTTCAGGTGCAGGTCGTCTGGAAAAAACCGGAACCGGCGTCTTATTCCTTGAAGGGAATAACACCTACAGTGGCGGGACAGTCGTCGGTGCAGGCACACTGACAGGCACATCATCCAGCGCATTTGGTTCCAATACGTTATACCAGCAAGGCGGTCAGGTCAGCGTGTCAATTGAAGATGGAGCATCAGACAGCAGTCAGGGCACCCTGACAGTTTCTGACTTTGTACAAACAGGCGGCGAGCTGGCACTGGATTTGACCCGCAATGCGCAGCTGCATGCCTCAAAAGGTATTTACCTGACAGGCGACAGTGCAACGCTGACCCTGACAGTTCCTGTGCTGACAGCAGCAACAAGCTACACCGTGCTTTCATCCAATCATCTGGAAGGAACATTCACGACGGTAGCAGCAGCAGATGTGAACAATACATCGTATGATGTCAGCATCAGCTACTCAGACACTGGTGCGACCGTGACTGTGTCTCCGAAGGCGTAA
- a CDS encoding cellulase family glycosylhydrolase codes for MRKQQVFRNVSCKKRALSIGIGLALAALSGSTFAKCVYEIQSDWGTGFTANVTVTNDTSSAVSTWNVGWEYSKGATITNLWNGSLSGTNPYTVTNAGHNGSLQPGSSATFGFQATGTPETPTLSGTLCSGTTPPTPTPQEGNQVVFRVNDDGRITKDGTVKPVHCGSWFGLEGRHELPTDSSNPNGAPMELYVGNTFWANNSQGTGRTIQQTMDEIKAKGINLIRLPIAPQTLDADDPQGQPAVFKNHSSVRATNARSALEEFIKLADENDLDILLDIHSCSNYLGWRAGRLDATPPYTDANRNNYIYTREDYSCGTDVGDGVTVQEYNEQKWLEDLRQLARFADELDVNNILGIDIFNEPWDYTWSEWKTLAEHAYEAINEENENVLVWVEGIGSAKSDGTKNPHGDEDLNPNWGENFYSMATDPLDIPKNRLVISPHTYGPSVSVQPQFVDQTDSDCVGLSEDAAAKAKCNIVIKPAMLKKGWEEHFGYLKDKGYAVILGEFGGHYDWPKSGAIRIQDLWDFLPNSDYDKKWQNALVDYMSDKKIEGCYWGINPESDDTGGLYTHAYDARTNTSGWGEWTGFETEKWEMLQRLWDADDAE; via the coding sequence ATGAGAAAACAACAAGTTTTCAGGAACGTCAGTTGCAAGAAAAGAGCGCTTAGCATTGGGATCGGCTTGGCTCTGGCAGCATTATCCGGCTCTACATTCGCAAAATGTGTATACGAGATACAAAGTGACTGGGGAACCGGGTTTACAGCAAACGTGACGGTAACAAACGACACTTCCAGTGCCGTATCAACCTGGAACGTCGGTTGGGAATATTCAAAAGGCGCAACAATCACCAACCTTTGGAATGGTTCTCTTTCCGGAACCAACCCATATACGGTGACTAATGCAGGCCATAACGGCAGCTTACAACCTGGCTCCAGTGCGACATTTGGTTTCCAGGCCACAGGCACGCCTGAAACCCCAACACTGAGTGGCACATTGTGCTCGGGTACTACACCGCCAACGCCAACACCACAAGAAGGTAACCAGGTTGTCTTCCGGGTTAATGATGATGGCCGTATTACCAAAGATGGTACGGTTAAACCGGTACACTGTGGTTCATGGTTTGGTCTGGAAGGTCGTCATGAGTTACCGACTGACTCAAGCAACCCGAATGGTGCACCAATGGAACTGTATGTTGGTAACACATTCTGGGCAAATAACAGCCAGGGTACAGGTCGTACAATCCAGCAAACCATGGATGAGATCAAAGCCAAAGGTATTAACCTGATCCGTCTGCCAATTGCGCCACAAACACTGGATGCTGATGATCCACAGGGACAACCAGCCGTATTTAAAAACCATTCATCTGTTCGTGCAACAAATGCGCGTAGTGCATTGGAAGAGTTCATCAAACTGGCTGATGAGAACGATCTGGATATCCTGTTAGATATTCACTCTTGTTCAAACTATCTTGGCTGGCGTGCCGGTCGTTTGGATGCAACCCCTCCATATACTGATGCAAACCGTAATAACTACATTTACACTCGTGAAGATTACTCTTGCGGTACAGATGTGGGTGATGGTGTGACTGTTCAGGAATATAACGAACAGAAATGGCTTGAAGACTTACGTCAACTGGCTCGTTTTGCTGATGAACTGGATGTAAACAACATTCTGGGTATCGATATCTTTAACGAACCATGGGATTACACCTGGTCAGAGTGGAAAACACTGGCAGAGCATGCTTATGAAGCAATCAACGAAGAGAACGAAAATGTTCTTGTTTGGGTTGAAGGGATTGGTAGTGCGAAATCTGATGGTACGAAAAACCCACATGGTGATGAAGATCTGAACCCGAACTGGGGTGAAAACTTCTACTCAATGGCAACGGATCCACTGGATATTCCAAAAAACCGTTTAGTTATTTCACCACATACTTACGGACCTTCTGTATCTGTTCAGCCACAGTTTGTCGATCAAACAGACTCAGATTGTGTTGGTTTGTCTGAAGATGCAGCAGCGAAAGCGAAATGTAATATCGTGATTAAACCAGCGATGCTGAAAAAAGGCTGGGAAGAGCACTTTGGTTATCTGAAAGACAAAGGTTACGCAGTTATCCTGGGTGAATTTGGTGGTCACTATGACTGGCCGAAATCAGGTGCAATCCGTATTCAGGATCTGTGGGACTTCCTGCCAAATTCTGACTACGATAAGAAATGGCAGAATGCGCTGGTTGACTACATGTCAGATAAGAAAATCGAAGGTTGTTACTGGGGTATCAACCCTGAATCAGACGATACCGGCGGTTTATACACTCACGCCTATGATGCCCGTACAAATACATCTGGCTGGGGTGAATGGACTGGTTTCGAAACTGAGAAATGGGAAATGCTGCAACGGTTGTGGGATGCAGACGATGCAGAATAA
- the uvrD gene encoding DNA helicase II, translated as MMDPSLLLDGLNDKQRDAVAAPLQNLLILAGAGSGKTRVLVHRIAWLIAVEEASPFSVMSVTFTNKAAAEMRGRIEALMMGSASGMWNGTFHGICHRILRAHYMDAKLPDDFQIIDSEDQMRLIRRLIKAQNLDDKQWPARQVSWWINGKKDEGLRPKHIETYQDPVTATYLRIYQAYQEACDRAGLVDFAEILLRTLELLRDNKFIREHYQARFKHILVDEFQDTNNIQYAWLQLMAGPECHVMIVGDDDQSIYGWRGAKVENIEKFSREFASVNTIRLEQNYRSTQTILEAANTLISNNTERMGKNLWTEGQKGELISVYSAYNELDEARFVVNKIKLWQEEGGILNNTALLYRNNAQSRVLEEALIQAGLPYRIYGGMRFFERQEVKDALCYLRLMSNRNDDAAFERVVNTPTRGLGEKTLETVRFAARDRGCTLWQASVALLEEKVLAGRAAGAMGRFIELIDALEDDTCEMPLHRQTDHVIHASGLYTMYEQEKGEKSKARLENLEELVTATRQFEKPEEAEEMTMLVAFLTHAALESGEGQADEFEDAVQLMTLHSAKGLEFPLVFMVGVEEGMFPSQMSAEEAGRLEEERRLCYVGMTRAMEKLYITYAEMRRLYGQDKYHKPSRFIRELPENCLDEVRMKAQVSRPASHGRFSQKTVKENFNETGFTLGSRVKHPKFGEGTIINFEGAGPQSRVQVAFNGEGIKWLVTAYAKLELM; from the coding sequence ATGATGGATCCTTCTCTTTTACTCGATGGCCTGAACGACAAACAGCGTGATGCTGTAGCTGCACCGTTGCAGAATTTACTGATACTGGCTGGCGCCGGGAGTGGTAAAACCCGGGTTCTGGTTCACCGGATAGCCTGGCTTATCGCAGTCGAAGAGGCTTCACCTTTCTCTGTCATGTCGGTCACGTTTACCAATAAAGCGGCTGCAGAGATGCGGGGGCGGATTGAAGCACTGATGATGGGAAGTGCTTCAGGCATGTGGAATGGCACATTCCATGGTATCTGTCACCGGATTCTCCGGGCGCATTATATGGATGCCAAACTTCCTGATGACTTTCAGATCATCGATTCTGAAGATCAGATGCGCTTGATTCGCCGGTTGATTAAAGCACAGAATCTGGATGATAAGCAGTGGCCTGCCCGTCAGGTTTCCTGGTGGATTAACGGGAAAAAAGATGAAGGGCTGCGGCCAAAACATATTGAGACTTATCAGGATCCGGTGACAGCAACCTATCTGCGGATTTATCAGGCTTATCAGGAAGCCTGTGATAGGGCCGGGCTGGTGGACTTTGCTGAAATCCTGCTGAGGACACTGGAATTATTGCGTGATAATAAATTTATCCGGGAGCACTATCAGGCCCGGTTTAAACATATTCTGGTCGATGAATTTCAGGATACCAATAACATTCAGTATGCCTGGTTGCAATTGATGGCCGGGCCCGAATGTCATGTGATGATCGTGGGTGATGATGATCAGTCAATTTATGGCTGGCGGGGGGCAAAGGTCGAAAATATCGAGAAGTTCTCCCGTGAATTTGCCAGTGTGAATACGATTCGTCTTGAGCAAAATTACCGTTCGACCCAAACTATTCTTGAAGCCGCCAATACCCTGATATCCAACAATACCGAGCGGATGGGCAAAAACCTGTGGACCGAAGGGCAGAAAGGCGAACTGATTTCGGTTTATTCAGCGTATAACGAACTGGATGAAGCCCGGTTTGTGGTCAATAAAATTAAGCTCTGGCAGGAAGAAGGCGGTATTCTGAATAATACCGCACTGCTTTACAGAAATAACGCACAGTCCCGGGTTCTGGAAGAAGCGTTAATTCAGGCCGGATTGCCTTACCGGATTTACGGCGGAATGCGATTCTTCGAGCGTCAGGAAGTTAAAGATGCGCTGTGCTATTTGCGCTTAATGTCTAACCGTAACGATGATGCAGCATTTGAGCGGGTGGTGAATACGCCGACGCGCGGGTTAGGTGAGAAGACACTGGAAACCGTGCGTTTTGCGGCCAGAGACCGGGGCTGTACGTTGTGGCAGGCCAGTGTTGCGCTACTGGAAGAAAAAGTGCTGGCAGGCCGGGCTGCTGGTGCGATGGGCCGGTTTATTGAGTTGATCGACGCATTAGAAGACGACACCTGTGAAATGCCGCTGCACCGTCAGACGGATCATGTCATTCATGCTTCTGGCCTGTATACCATGTATGAACAGGAGAAAGGCGAGAAATCAAAGGCCCGGCTGGAAAACCTTGAGGAACTGGTGACGGCAACGCGCCAGTTTGAAAAACCTGAAGAAGCGGAAGAGATGACCATGTTGGTGGCATTTCTGACTCATGCAGCGCTTGAATCCGGAGAAGGGCAGGCTGATGAATTTGAAGATGCGGTTCAACTGATGACACTCCATAGTGCAAAAGGGTTGGAATTTCCGCTTGTGTTTATGGTTGGTGTCGAAGAAGGGATGTTCCCGAGCCAGATGTCAGCAGAAGAAGCCGGGCGTTTGGAAGAAGAACGCCGTCTCTGTTATGTCGGTATGACCCGTGCGATGGAAAAACTTTATATCACCTATGCAGAAATGCGCCGCTTATATGGTCAGGACAAATACCATAAGCCATCGCGTTTTATCCGGGAATTACCGGAAAACTGCCTCGATGAAGTCCGGATGAAAGCACAGGTGAGCCGTCCGGCAAGCCATGGACGTTTCAGCCAGAAGACTGTGAAAGAAAACTTCAATGAAACCGGGTTTACGTTGGGAAGCCGGGTTAAACATCCCAAATTTGGTGAGGGCACGATTATCAATTTTGAGGGTGCCGGACCACAAAGCCGGGTGCAGGTCGCGTTTAATGGTGAAGGAATTAAGTGGCTGGTGACAGCTTACGCGAAGCTGGAGCTGATGTAA
- a CDS encoding 23S rRNA (adenine(2030)-N(6))-methyltransferase RlmJ — MLSYRHSFHAGNHADVLKHIVQSLILDALKQKEKPFVYHDTHSGAGRYDLNHEWSEKTGEYKLGIGRIWQQPDLPSELNAYLDSISQLNQGNALRYYPGSPRVGRALIRPQDRMVLTELHPSDYPLLEQEFHRDRQVRIFKEDGFSRLKASLPPKERRGLVLIDPPYELASEYRDVVKAIAAAHKRWATGIYAIWYPVVYRENIDDMLAGLDNLDIRKVLQIELGVSPDSTERGMTASGMIVINPPWKLEHQMEDLLPFLKEKIAPATGHFTLKWVVPE, encoded by the coding sequence TTGCTTAGTTATCGCCACAGTTTTCATGCCGGCAACCATGCCGATGTCCTCAAACATATCGTTCAGAGTCTGATTCTGGATGCTTTAAAACAGAAAGAGAAACCATTCGTCTATCATGACACCCATTCCGGTGCCGGACGTTACGATCTGAATCACGAATGGTCGGAGAAAACCGGAGAATATAAGCTGGGAATCGGCCGGATCTGGCAACAGCCGGATTTACCCTCTGAGCTAAACGCCTATCTGGATAGTATTTCCCAACTGAATCAGGGTAACGCACTGCGCTATTATCCTGGCTCTCCACGCGTTGGCCGGGCACTGATTCGCCCTCAGGATCGCATGGTTTTGACCGAGCTTCATCCCAGCGATTACCCACTGCTGGAACAGGAATTTCACCGGGATCGTCAGGTCAGAATATTTAAAGAAGATGGCTTTAGTCGCCTGAAAGCCAGCCTGCCGCCAAAAGAACGCCGGGGCCTGGTTTTAATCGATCCGCCCTACGAGCTGGCGAGTGAATACCGGGATGTCGTCAAAGCGATTGCTGCAGCGCATAAACGTTGGGCAACCGGCATTTATGCGATCTGGTATCCGGTGGTTTACCGTGAAAATATCGACGATATGCTGGCCGGGCTGGACAACTTAGACATCCGGAAAGTTTTACAAATAGAGCTGGGCGTCTCACCTGACTCAACGGAAAGAGGGATGACCGCATCCGGGATGATCGTCATCAACCCACCCTGGAAACTGGAACATCAGATGGAAGACCTGCTACCGTTTCTGAAAGAAAAAATCGCACCAGCAACAGGCCATTTTACCCTGAAGTGGGTTGTTCCGGAGTAA
- the gorA gene encoding glutathione-disulfide reductase: MATHFDYICIGGGSGGIASANRAARYGAKVALIEAKDLGGTCVNVGCVPKKVMWHGAQVAEAIKLYAKDYGFDATLNNFNWSTLVESRQAYIGRIHQSYDRVLGNNKVEVIRGFARFVDAKTVEVNGEHYTADHILIAVGGRPSIPDVPGAEYGIDSNGFFELQAQPKRVAVIGAGYIAVEIAGVLHALGSETHLFCRKQSPIRSFDPMVIETLVEVMKEEGPTLHTNSVPKEIIKEADGSLTLHLENGNSQNVDTLIWAIGRHPATDAINLAATGVETNDRGYIKVDEFQQTNVPGIYCVGDIMEGGIELTPVAVKAGRQLSERLFNNKPDAKMDYNLVPTVVFSHPPIGTIGLTEPEAIEQYGEDNVKVYSSSFTAMYTAVTAHRQPCRMKLVCAGADEKVVGLHGIGFTVDEMIQGFAVAMKMGATKADFDAVVAIHPTGSEEFVTM; encoded by the coding sequence ATGGCAACACATTTTGATTATATTTGCATTGGTGGCGGAAGCGGTGGTATCGCTTCTGCGAACAGAGCAGCAAGATACGGCGCAAAAGTTGCGCTGATCGAAGCAAAAGATTTAGGCGGTACCTGTGTCAACGTTGGTTGTGTCCCGAAAAAAGTGATGTGGCACGGCGCGCAGGTTGCGGAAGCCATCAAGCTCTATGCGAAAGATTATGGCTTTGATGCGACACTGAACAACTTCAACTGGTCTACACTGGTTGAAAGCCGTCAGGCTTATATCGGCCGCATTCATCAGTCTTACGATCGGGTTTTAGGTAACAATAAGGTTGAAGTCATTCGCGGTTTTGCCAGATTTGTCGATGCAAAAACAGTCGAAGTCAATGGTGAGCATTACACTGCCGATCATATTTTGATTGCAGTGGGTGGCCGCCCAAGCATTCCGGATGTACCTGGCGCAGAATATGGGATTGATTCCAACGGTTTCTTCGAATTACAGGCACAGCCAAAGCGGGTTGCTGTCATCGGAGCTGGCTATATTGCCGTTGAAATTGCTGGCGTACTACATGCACTGGGCAGTGAAACACATCTGTTCTGCCGGAAACAGTCTCCTATCCGCAGCTTCGATCCGATGGTAATTGAGACTCTGGTCGAAGTGATGAAAGAAGAAGGTCCGACACTGCACACCAACTCCGTACCAAAAGAAATTATCAAGGAAGCAGACGGTAGCCTGACTCTGCACCTGGAAAACGGCAACAGCCAGAATGTGGATACTTTAATCTGGGCCATTGGTCGTCATCCGGCAACAGATGCGATTAATCTGGCAGCAACCGGTGTTGAAACCAATGATCGTGGCTACATCAAAGTGGATGAATTCCAGCAAACTAATGTACCGGGTATCTACTGTGTGGGCGATATTATGGAAGGTGGCATTGAACTGACACCGGTTGCGGTCAAAGCTGGCCGTCAGTTGTCTGAGCGCCTGTTCAACAACAAACCTGATGCCAAAATGGATTACAACCTGGTGCCAACCGTGGTCTTCAGCCACCCGCCAATTGGTACGATTGGTCTGACAGAACCGGAAGCCATTGAACAATACGGTGAAGACAATGTGAAAGTCTACAGCTCCTCTTTCACTGCGATGTACACCGCGGTGACAGCCCACCGCCAACCATGCCGGATGAAACTGGTTTGTGCCGGAGCGGATGAAAAAGTTGTCGGTCTGCACGGTATTGGTTTCACCGTCGATGAAATGATTCAGGGTTTTGCTGTCGCCATGAAGATGGGCGCGACCAAAGCAGACTTTGATGCCGTCGTTGCGATTCACCCAACCGGATCCGAAGAATTTGTAACTATGTAA
- the prlC gene encoding oligopeptidase A translates to MSNPLLTFTDLPPFSQIKPEHVKPAVEQVIDACRQRIEEVLKENDAPSWDNLVAPIEEADDRLSRIWSPVSHMNSVVNSEALREAYESCLPILSEYGTWVGQHKGLYDAYQKVHDSEAFAELTQAQKKTIQDALRDFKLSGIGLPVAEQKRYGEISKRMSELGSKFSNNVLDATMGWTKHITDEKALSGMPESAMAAAKAAAEAKELDGYLLTLEMPSYLPVMTYCDNRELRAEMYEAYVTRASDRGPNAGQWDNTEIMAEELKLRYEISRILGFNNYSEKSLATKMAETPEQVLNFLNDLAKRAKPQGEREVEALRQFAKDEFGVEELALWDIAYYSEKQKQHLFDISDEMLRPYFPEQKVISGLFEVLKRVFGMTVQELDGVDTWHESVRFYEIYDAQQQLRGSFYLDLYAREHKRGGAWMDDCRGRRITADGTLQTPVAYLTCNFNKPVGDKPALFTHDEVVTLFHEFGHGIHHMLTQVDVGAVAGISGVPWDAVELPSQFLENWCWEEDALAFISGHYETGEPLPKEMLDKMLAAKNFQSAMFILRQLEFGLFDFTLHNEYDPEIGPRVLETLAEVKAKVAVLPALEWNRFSHSFAHIFAGGYSAGYYSYLWAEVLSSDAFSRFEEEGIFNQETGLSFLNNILEMGGSEEPMELFKRFRGREPQIDALLRHSGIAA, encoded by the coding sequence ATGTCGAACCCATTGCTTACATTCACGGATTTACCTCCGTTTTCGCAAATCAAACCTGAACATGTAAAGCCAGCTGTTGAGCAGGTGATTGACGCTTGCCGTCAGCGGATTGAAGAGGTGTTAAAGGAAAATGACGCCCCTTCCTGGGACAATCTGGTTGCCCCCATTGAAGAAGCCGATGATCGGTTAAGCCGTATCTGGTCACCGGTGAGTCATATGAATTCTGTCGTGAACAGTGAAGCGCTGCGGGAAGCTTATGAGAGTTGTTTACCTATCTTATCTGAATACGGCACATGGGTCGGGCAACATAAAGGTTTGTATGATGCCTATCAGAAAGTTCATGACAGCGAAGCCTTTGCAGAACTAACGCAGGCGCAGAAGAAAACCATTCAGGATGCACTGCGTGATTTTAAATTATCAGGGATCGGCCTGCCGGTTGCAGAGCAGAAACGCTACGGTGAAATCAGTAAGCGGATGTCTGAACTGGGTTCGAAATTTTCTAATAACGTGCTTGATGCAACCATGGGCTGGACGAAGCATATTACCGATGAAAAAGCTTTATCCGGCATGCCGGAAAGTGCGATGGCAGCAGCAAAAGCAGCCGCGGAAGCCAAAGAGCTGGATGGTTACCTGCTGACGCTGGAAATGCCGTCTTACCTGCCGGTGATGACTTATTGTGATAACCGTGAGCTGAGAGCGGAGATGTATGAAGCGTATGTCACCAGAGCGTCTGATCGCGGGCCAAATGCCGGCCAGTGGGACAATACGGAAATCATGGCTGAAGAGCTGAAATTACGTTACGAAATTTCCCGCATCTTAGGTTTTAATAACTACAGTGAAAAATCACTGGCAACGAAAATGGCAGAAACCCCTGAACAGGTGCTGAATTTCCTCAATGATCTGGCCAAGCGAGCGAAGCCTCAGGGGGAACGTGAAGTGGAAGCGTTACGTCAGTTTGCAAAAGACGAATTTGGTGTAGAGGAACTGGCGCTGTGGGATATCGCTTATTACAGCGAAAAGCAGAAGCAGCATCTGTTTGATATTTCGGATGAAATGCTGCGTCCTTATTTCCCTGAACAGAAAGTGATCAGCGGATTATTCGAGGTGCTCAAACGAGTCTTCGGGATGACTGTCCAGGAACTAGATGGCGTGGACACCTGGCATGAATCTGTCCGTTTCTATGAAATCTACGATGCGCAGCAGCAGTTGCGTGGCAGCTTTTACTTAGATTTATATGCCCGTGAACATAAACGTGGTGGCGCATGGATGGATGATTGTCGCGGGCGTCGTATTACCGCAGATGGCACGCTGCAAACGCCGGTAGCTTACCTGACCTGTAATTTCAACAAGCCCGTGGGCGATAAACCTGCGCTGTTTACTCATGATGAAGTGGTGACATTATTTCACGAGTTTGGTCATGGTATTCATCATATGCTGACTCAGGTGGATGTCGGTGCGGTAGCAGGAATTAGCGGTGTGCCGTGGGATGCCGTTGAACTGCCAAGCCAGTTCCTGGAAAACTGGTGTTGGGAAGAAGATGCGCTGGCCTTTATTTCCGGCCACTATGAAACAGGCGAGCCGTTACCCAAAGAGATGCTGGATAAAATGCTGGCAGCGAAGAACTTCCAGTCTGCGATGTTTATTCTGCGTCAGCTTGAATTTGGGTTGTTTGATTTCACCCTGCATAACGAATATGACCCTGAAATTGGTCCGCGGGTGCTGGAAACGCTGGCTGAAGTGAAGGCGAAAGTTGCAGTGCTTCCCGCACTGGAATGGAACCGCTTCTCTCATAGCTTCGCGCATATCTTTGCCGGTGGTTATAGTGCCGGTTATTACAGTTATTTGTGGGCAGAAGTCCTGTCTTCCGATGCGTTCTCCCGCTTTGAAGAGGAAGGGATCTTTAATCAGGAAACCGGATTAAGCTTCCTGAACAATATTCTTGAAATGGGTGGCAGTGAAGAGCCTATGGAATTGTTTAAGCGCTTCCGTGGCCGTGAACCACAGATTGATGCCTTGTTACGTCACTCCGGTATTGCAGCGTAA